Proteins encoded in a region of the Longimicrobiales bacterium genome:
- the atpG gene encoding ATP synthase F1 subunit gamma — protein sequence MAKTLELKRRIRSIGKTRQITRTMEMVSTSKLKRATDRVHAARPYAARLTEVIGRLIDPELRERYPLLRQPETVRRAAVILVTSNRGLAGAFNVNLIREARRLIERLREAGVEVEIHVVGKKAVSFFRYQKEELAAARSDITDKPTLEDAMSVIEPLREAFEEGRLDEVYIVHAQFRSALSTPPATVKILPVSAGEDSGNGSGRTQSYILSPSADEILNRLLPLYVRNSVYRALVETAAAEHGARRTAMKNATDNAGDILDNLNRTFNRARQAQITQEIAEIVGGAAALE from the coding sequence ATGGCGAAGACACTCGAGCTCAAGCGCCGGATCCGTTCGATCGGCAAGACGCGCCAGATCACGCGGACGATGGAGATGGTTTCCACCTCCAAGCTGAAGCGCGCCACCGACCGCGTGCACGCCGCACGTCCGTACGCCGCACGGCTGACGGAAGTCATCGGGCGCCTGATCGATCCCGAGCTGCGCGAGCGCTACCCGCTGCTGCGTCAGCCCGAGACGGTACGCCGCGCTGCCGTAATCCTCGTGACGTCCAATCGCGGTCTGGCCGGTGCATTCAACGTGAATCTCATCCGCGAGGCGCGCCGGCTCATCGAGCGCCTCCGCGAGGCCGGTGTCGAGGTCGAGATCCACGTCGTCGGCAAGAAGGCCGTGAGCTTCTTCCGCTACCAGAAGGAAGAGCTGGCGGCCGCGCGTTCCGACATCACGGACAAGCCGACGCTCGAGGATGCCATGAGCGTCATCGAGCCCCTGCGTGAGGCCTTCGAGGAGGGCCGTCTGGATGAGGTGTATATCGTCCACGCGCAGTTCCGATCCGCGCTCTCGACGCCGCCCGCGACAGTGAAGATCCTGCCCGTCTCGGCGGGTGAGGACAGCGGGAACGGGTCGGGTCGTACGCAGAGCTACATCCTTTCGCCATCGGCGGACGAGATCCTGAACCGGCTGCTGCCGCTCTACGTGCGCAACAGCGTGTATCGTGCACTCGTCGAGACGGCTGCGGCCGAGCACGGCGCCCGTCGCACCGCCATGAAGAATGCCACGGACAATGCGGGCGACATTCTCGACAATCTGAATCGTACGTTCAACCGCGCACGCCAGGCGCAGATCACGCAGGAGATCGCGGAGATCGTCGGCGGCGCCGCAGCGCTGGAATAA